A stretch of DNA from Tribolium castaneum strain GA2 chromosome 7, icTriCast1.1, whole genome shotgun sequence:
CAAACCCCGATTTTCGCCCGATTTgatgacaaaaaataataacgccaagtgaaaaaatctcatctaaaatttaaaatttagattcgactctttaaaagttttaaaaaatactttcgaATCCAGTGACAACAAATACACGACTAATTTCGAATTTGTTTATGATGAAGTTATTACAGGTCGTGACTCCAACATTGACAGAAACGTTTGAGTAAACAGGGTGTCTCAATTAAAATTCTCTTggtcattttcaaatttttttattaaattattttgtgacAATAATTGTATTAACGCTTCAGTCGTCGAAATGTTTGCAATCGTCGTAAGATCCAGGATCGAGGGTGTATTGCACATGTATAGGGTGATCCATCTTGGCTTGCAATTTGTCCTTGAAATCCAGCTTCTTCCTACAGGATCCCATATTCTGTTCAATGAAAAGCTTCTTCAGGTTGGGCATAAACCTTGCCACCTTCGTGGCATCAAAATAATCGATTCTATTGGCTGCAAGACTCAACTCTTTCAACCGATTCAACCCTTCGAACTCATTCCATGTAATATCCGTGATCCTATTGGCCACCAGAAGCAAAATCTCCAAAACAGGGGTGTACTTGAAGAGATTCCGCGGCAAATAGGTTAATCCCCGATTGTGGGTAATTTCCAGTCGTCTCAAATTATTCAGCGGTTCCAAAACGTTCGGGTCAATTTGCTGAATCCGACAGTTTTCCAAAACCAACACTTGCAACCACTTCATGTTGTTGAACCATCTCTTGGTCAAGTGGTCGATGTTCTGGTTCCTCAAAACCAGCTCTCTGAGGTTATACAGGTTGTAAAAGGTGTCTTCACTAAGCCTTGGTCTGTAAATCTCGTTGAAGGCCACTGTGAGCGACTCGAGATTGTTGCCACAGTTGGCAAAAGTGCTCTTTTTGATGACTGGAGGATTCTGGTTGTTGCTGAAGTCCAGTTCGAGGACTTTGAGGTTGGGAGGAGTGCACAAAGCGCCTGCTTCGATACCTTTGACGTTGCTTTGGAAGATCCGGATTTCGTCAACGTTGAACAGTTTAGTGAAGGTGTCTACGAAGAGAATCCCTGTAAGTGCTCGAAGCTGGACTTTGGTGTAGTTTGCGGGAAGCATGAGAGGCTGGCCTTTGACTGGAACGAAGTTGGAGACTTCGGGGAGGGCGGGGTCCCAAGGGGCGCGGAACGCTTCGATTTGTATCAGAAAGCATATTAAAAGTGTTGAAATGAGTTGTTTCATCTGAAAGTTTGAATAGAGTTTGAGAGAGACAAGGAGGTACTTACGGTAGCCGAGTCGAAAAATACTGCTCCTGTCTCGGAAGACAATGTATTTATACTTACTTGGTAATTATAAGATCGGAACGGTCTACACTTaatcaataaaacaatacaatcATTAATTTTCGTAAATAATTTTCGAGTTTTAACAATTGATTTATCATGCTTAAGGTGTcagtaaaaatgcaataatatttttatagtcGGAGATGTTCAtgtctaattaaaattcagcacgattcaatttttatgacattttcatataaaatttCGAAGGATACGAAATTTAATCTTctcattttttgtaacataattgttgttttatttttatttaacatgttataaaaatactaaaattccTGTTAATAACACCATGCTTATCTACAAATTGTTTGCGTCAAAACATTCAAATGTCACGTAGGTAGGTCAGTATTAAAATTGTGTGAGAAGTTTTCTGTAGTAAAAAATGGtaagaaaacaattttcttattcATTGTGAGGCTAATTTTGCTCAAGAAAATTACGATTATTTCAATGCCGAAGAGAGTGTTTAAAACAATatggtaaaaaatattttgaatgaaaaaataaaaagtatataaaaaactaaacaacTCATTAAAAACTTCTAACTTCTTGAACTTTGTTTCATAAATGAAACAACAATTCTGAATGAAGGTATATAAAAACATAACGCTTGAAACTAACAAACTACAAATGAAGAAAACTAATACAgcaaaaaacacaacaaaattcatttataaggaagattgaaattttttattttagatatCTGTTGATTcgttcatttaaaaactaaaaaacgaaaaatttaaaaataaagaaaaacgcaaaaaatgaTGATAAATATCAACGACAGGAAAAGAAAATGAATAAACCGCAAGAAACAAACAGCAGAGatagagaaaacttttttgtattattttttatctttttgtgtatataaataaaagtgtattttaaaaatctgaagcaacaaaaataatgagaaaaaagaactatgaaaataaataaggcCTATTAAAAAAGATGCTTCTACCTAAGAACACTTAAATAACACTGAAAATCCTCACTACAATGATGCATTTATATCACTTATAATATCATATActattttactcaaaaataaatgacatCAGAAAAGTCATTATGGCAtcaaaatgttcgaaaaaaaatttgaaaaatgattcattaaaaagatatgaattttgtgcgttatttTTGATCTATTCTGTAAAGGTATTATTAAAAGATAACcagaaaaaaacatacaaaaaaacaaaataaacaataacagGAGAATAGTTATTAcgtatataaattttgtagtatttttttaattttgtgtttattcgttttcagttttttaaaattaaaattaaattaaaaaataaaaaatttcttccTAATAAAGTTCAAAACTATTCTAAAGatttcaatttataaaaaattgaaaatatgaaacagtaTCAACAAATAGGTAttatttatagatttatagatttatagatttatagatttatagatttatagatttatagatttatagatttatagatttatagatttatagatttatagatttatagatttatagatttatagatttatagatttatagatttatagatttatagatttatagatttatagatttatagatttatagatttatagatttatagatttatagatttatagatttatagatttatagatttatagatttatagatttatagatttatagatttatagatttatagatttatagatttatagatttatagatctatagatttatagatttatagatttatagatttatagatttatagatttatagatttatagatttatagatttatagatttatagatttatagatttatagatttatagatttatagatttatagatttatagatttatagatttatagatttatagatttatagatttatagatttatagatttatagatttatagatttatagatttatagatttatagatttatagatttatagatttatagatttatagatttatagatttatagatttatagatttatagatttatagatttatagatttatagatttatagatttatagatttatagatttatagatttatagatttatagatttatagatttacAGATTTGATATCTGATTCAACAAAGCATACCAAGAACAGCCTTTCTATGTTTgatttaattcattattttgttttttaactgtttaatttaaactaTTTAAAGTAAAACTAGAATACGTAAGTACTGactaaaatatgaaaaaaattaaaactctgttttaataataataattttaaaaagttgtacatttgttaaaaatattcacaTAAAAGTTATATCAACTTTGATGTTTCGCTTCGTTGTTTctctgttatttatttaattcaattatgacttttattaaaaactgaaacatgAAAGTTCGCAATAAAAGCTTAACTAAATATTTCTCAATTAAACATATTACAAGAAAATAGTGAAGTTCTAACAAACCAAGGAATCAAAATGATGAGTTAataacttgaaataaattagataTTGTGAGTGGAAACCAAATgtctgaaataaaaattaaaccaaaaatcacTGGACTCGCGAAAATACAGACGCAAGTCATCAAAGGTGGGTTTAAAAtctgcattaaaaaattacaataacgaCAATTTAATGTCTCGGTTATGGCGCTAATAAAACGTTACGAGACATTtcatactaaaattaaaaacgcaataaagtcTCGTTAAGAGAGAAACAAATACAAAACTGAGATAGATATTGACACTCTAAATACGAAGagttctattaaaaattgtaaatttattttattgcaaactTCGCGTTCTCCTTTTGTTGTCGAGACCgggcaaatttaaataatgtcCATATTCCCATTCACCGCTCCAACCCATCCCATTTTATCGAAACATATAAACAAAGCGTATTTCAATCCCTTAACTCGTTAAACCGATTTAGTTGGGAGCTTTCGTTGTATATCGCCAACGCCAGACTATTAAGCTCGAAGTGAACCAAGCCCCAGGTTCTTGTAATGTTTAAAGCTAGCAATCACCCAAAGTCATAAACTGGGCTTTCGCTTCAACTGATGACCTGGCTTGTTGCAAAAATGCCTTCGCCTCTTTTTCCCTATTATTGATTTGATACACAGGGAATATGTGCTTCGAGGATGTTTATTCAGAGCCGATCAGTCTGCAGTCACATCCCTGTTTGATCGAAGAGAAATGCGTCGGAAGTTTGGTCGTTAGTGGGAGCTTTCCAAGTTGCTTTATCAGATGACAAAAGTTGGATAGAGAGACACAATAACGGGCCTGGCAGCGACCAATCATTAATTACCAacttttgtcaatttttaaattagtcaATGATGCGTttcgtgtttaatttttattgcaatttattaatttccaaGCCCACGTGCTGATATACAAACAATCTAGTTAATCAAGTTTTATTCTTTTCTGTAACACGATTTGGATGCCGGAAATTTCGTTCCAACTCAATTTTctaaatagaaataaatatgtttgattaaaatcaataaaatttgatattttcacAACCAGACCATAAATTCTCAAATCTCAAATGCGAATCAATAATTGAAAAGGGTCCGGCATTAAATTTCTCTGTATGCTATGAATACTTTCACGGAAATAAGTTAGGTTCTGCACGATGTGAGATTTATCTCTTTATGTTTATGAATTTAAATACACAGCTAAAACCTCGGAATTgaattaggaaaaaaataaaaaaattaaaaacaaatggaataaaatttttgcaaacgaagttctaaaaattagcaaatttttgtaattaaaaaaagcttttataaattttcaaatccttatttgtaagcaaaaatattctcctctgataaaaaaacattactttttactttttagtgcatctttaaataaaagtttttttctaaaatttttatttaattttttgatttattgcttttaaatccctgtttaaatttttacttatttaaatcgtctttttctctgagattcAGTAAGATTGCATTGCCacacagattacgtaagtatgcaaaatttcaattcattggtaCAACggaaaccctttcaaatttgggtccaaaaatatgatacagacagacagacaacaaaagcttttaaaaatgcaGTGAAACAGCCATTCTATTTTAACAGACGGCACACTttacacaaatttttacatttctaaaaatatatcgttctaaaattctgttaatttaaaaggcaatttaaaaattttttatttgttgaaacATCAAAAGCAAAGAACAAGGCATTGTGTaacgacttctgatta
This window harbors:
- the LOC103312428 gene encoding leucine-rich repeat-containing protein 15, encoding MKQLISTLLICFLIQIEAFRAPWDPALPEVSNFVPVKGQPLMLPANYTKVQLRALTGILFVDTFTKLFNVDEIRIFQSNVKGIEAGALCTPPNLKVLELDFSNNQNPPVIKKSTFANCGNNLESLTVAFNEIYRPRLSEDTFYNLYNLRELVLRNQNIDHLTKRWFNNMKWLQVLVLENCRIQQIDPNVLEPLNNLRRLEITHNRGLTYLPRNLFKYTPVLEILLLVANRITDITWNEFEGLNRLKELSLAANRIDYFDATKVARFMPNLKKLFIEQNMGSCRKKLDFKDKLQAKMDHPIHVQYTLDPGSYDDCKHFDD